Proteins from a genomic interval of Equus quagga isolate Etosha38 chromosome 13, UCLA_HA_Equagga_1.0, whole genome shotgun sequence:
- the CHRNB2 gene encoding neuronal acetylcholine receptor subunit beta-2 yields the protein MALRYGPVALLLGFGLLGLCSGVWGTDTEERLVEHLLDPSRYNKLIRPATNGSELVTVQLMVSLAQLISVHEREQVMTTNVWLTQEWEDYRLTWKPEEFDNMKKVRLPSKHIWLPDVVLYNNADGMYEVSFYSNAVVSYDGSIFWLPPAIYKSACKIEVKHFPFDQQNCTMKFRSWTYDRTEIDLVLKSDVASLDDFTPSGEWDIVALPGRRNENPEDSTYVDITYDFIIRRKPLFYTINLIIPCVLITSLAILVFYLPSDCGEKMTLCISVLLALTVFLLLISKIVPPTSLDVPLVGKYLMFTMVLVTFSIVTSVCVLNVHHRSPTTHTMAPWVKVVFLEKLPTLLFMQQPRHRCARQRLRLRRRQREREGAGTLFFREAPGADSCTCFVNRASVQGLAGAFGAEPAPAAGPGRSGGPCGCGLREAVDGVRFIADHMRSEDDDQSVSEDWKYVAMVIDRLFLWIFVFVCVFGTIGMFLQPLFQNYTTATFLHADHSAPSSK from the exons ATGGCCCTGCGCTACGGCCCCGTGGCGCTGCTCCTCGGCTTTGGCCTCCTCGGGCTGTGCTCAG GAGTCTGGGGTACGGACACGGAGGAGCGGCTGGTGGAGCATCTCCTGGATCCTTCCCGCTACAACAAGCTTATCCGCCCAGCCACCAACGGCTCTGAGCTGGTGACAGTACAGCTCATGGTATCACTGGCCCAGCTCATCAGTGTG catgaGCGGGAGCAGGTCATGACCACCAATGTCTGGCTGACCCAG gAGTGGGAGGATTATCGCCTCACCTGGAAGCCTGAGGAGTTTGACAACATGAAGAAAGTTCGGCTCCCTTCCAAACACATCTGGCTCCCAGATGTGGTCCTATACAACAA TGCTGACGGCATGTACGAGGTGTCCTTCTACTCCAATGCCGTGGTCTCCTATGACGGCAGCATCTTCTGGTTGCCGCCTGCCATCTACAAGAGCGCATGCAAGATTGAAGTAAAGCACTTCCCATTTGACCAGCAGAACTGCACCATGAAGTTCCGCTCGTGGACCTACGACCGCACCGAGATTGACCTGGTGCTCAAGAGTGACGTGGCCAGCCTGGATGACTTCACGCCCAGTGGTGAGTGGGACATTGTGGCGCTGCCAGGCCGGCGCAATGAGAACCCGGAGGACTCCACTTATGTGGACATCACGTACGACTTCATCATCCGCCGCAAGCCACTCTTTTACACCATCAATCTCATCATCCCCTGCGTGCTTATCACCTCACTAGCCATCCTTGTCTTCTACCTGCCGTCCGACTGCGGTGAGAAGATGACGCTGTGCATCTCTGTGCTGCTGGCGCTCACCGTCTTCCTACTGCTCATCTCCAAGATCGTGCCGCCCACCTCCCTCGACGTGCCGCTTGTCGGCAAGTACCTCATGTTCACCATGGTGCTCGTCACCTTCTCCATCGTCACCAGCGTGTGCGTGCTCAACGTGCACCACCGCTCGCCCACCACGCACACGATGGCTCCCTGGGTCAAGGTCGTCTTCCTGGAGAAGCTGCCCACGCTGCTCTTCATGCAGCAGCCGCGCCACCGCTGCGCCCGCCAACGCCTGCGCCTGCGGCGGCGCCAGCGCGAGCGCGAGGGCGCGGGTACCCTGTTCTTCCGCGAAGCCCCGGGGGCCGACTCCTGCACCTGCTTCGTCAACCGCGCCTCGGTCCAGGGCCTGGCCGGGGCCTTCGGGGCTGAGCCCGCGCCGGCAGCCGGCCCCGGGCGCTCCGGGGGGCCGTGTGGCTGCGGCCTCCGGGAGGCGGTGGACGGCGTGCGCTTCATTGCGGACCACATGCGGAGTGAGGACGACGACCAGAGC GTGAGCGAGGACTGGAAGTATGTCGCCATGGTGATCGACCGCCTGTTCCTTTGGATCTTTGTCTTCGTCTGTGTCTTTGGCACCATCGGCATGTTCCTGCAGCCTCTGTTCCAGAACTACACCACTGCCACCTTCCTCCATGCAGACCACTCGGCTCCCAGCTCCAAGTGA